The following proteins are co-located in the Shouchella hunanensis genome:
- a CDS encoding DUF2521 family protein: MSEVVSIADKRREKKWDFERKMLRKIDIRKMEKNIQEWIKPIMPFHLQAYPFLIDQCMDVVIDAFLLGTEYGKYGFKGEPLHQSKGRCFDVLAHLSHDLAATLSGWGNKGIDESTVLATDMLIGSWWEKGFNESYKAHKMRLV; encoded by the coding sequence ATGAGTGAGGTTGTTTCAATAGCCGATAAACGGCGGGAGAAGAAATGGGATTTTGAAAGAAAGATGTTACGTAAAATTGATATCCGTAAAATGGAGAAAAATATACAAGAATGGATCAAGCCAATCATGCCCTTTCATTTGCAGGCGTATCCCTTCTTAATTGATCAATGCATGGATGTGGTCATAGATGCGTTTTTACTTGGAACTGAGTACGGTAAATACGGATTTAAAGGAGAGCCTCTGCACCAGTCGAAAGGGAGATGTTTTGATGTGTTAGCACATCTGTCTCACGACTTGGCTGCTACCTTGTCAGGATGGGGCAATAAAGGAATTGACGAATCCACTGTCCTAGCAACAGACATGCTTATTGGCTCTTGGTGGGAAAAAGGGTTTAACGAATCTTATAAGGCACATAAAATGCGTTTAGTGTAA
- the cwlD gene encoding N-acetylmuramoyl-L-alanine amidase CwlD has translation MKRYQIILITTGLMMAIILLWARFDAGTEDSTTWHLPLSGKVIVLDPGHGGMDGGASSKEGVLEKEVTLEVSIKLRDYLQEAGALVLMTREEDVDLASEGTKKIKHRKTEDLKKRVEIVNESDADFFISVHMNAIPSPKWRGAQTFYHLKNKQNEDLAVFIQEEMKRNLENTNRYAKPIHHVYLLKQATIPGALIEAGFLSNPEEALLLETDDYQEKMAASIYEGILRFASGEKAPDANPYE, from the coding sequence ATGAAACGATATCAGATCATTTTAATTACAACGGGATTGATGATGGCCATTATTCTTTTATGGGCGCGTTTTGACGCAGGTACAGAGGATTCAACTACGTGGCACTTGCCGCTATCTGGAAAAGTAATTGTGCTAGACCCTGGTCATGGAGGGATGGATGGTGGCGCCAGTTCTAAAGAAGGTGTCTTGGAGAAAGAAGTTACCCTTGAAGTGTCAATAAAGCTTCGTGATTATTTACAAGAAGCTGGTGCACTCGTATTAATGACACGTGAAGAGGATGTAGATTTAGCAAGTGAAGGAACAAAAAAGATTAAACACCGGAAAACCGAAGATTTAAAAAAGCGAGTGGAGATTGTGAACGAAAGTGATGCAGACTTTTTTATTTCCGTTCATATGAATGCCATTCCATCTCCTAAATGGCGTGGTGCGCAAACCTTTTATCACTTGAAAAATAAACAAAATGAGGATTTAGCTGTTTTTATACAAGAAGAAATGAAACGGAACCTTGAGAATACGAATCGCTATGCAAAACCAATTCATCATGTTTATTTATTAAAACAAGCGACGATTCCTGGTGCGCTTATTGAAGCAGGCTTTTTATCAAATCCTGAAGAAGCGTTATTACTTGAGACAGATGACTATCAGGAGAAAATGGCCGCTTCGATTTATGAGGGAATTCTTCGCTTTGCATCAGGTGAAAAAGCACCAGATGCAAATCCCTATGAATAA
- the glcT gene encoding glucose PTS transporter transcription antiterminator GlcT: MEAYRVKKVLNNNVLIAIIDDEEVILIGKGIGFNRKKDSAVPSTEAEKVFVLKNEKEQRSYLTLLPNVEKPLLDVTIEAIELISKRLGAPLNEHIHVGLMDHLSFAQSRTAAGLHISNPFLTETRLLYPNEYAIAVEVLHLIEERLHMKMQPEEAGFIALHIHSAVKNKDLGTVNAHSQLVSKLLGIIEEQLDIVLDKESIDYMRLVRHLRFTIERVENNEEVEEAKAIDTLLKQEYPLCYNLSWKLIKIMQHSLGKPVFDAEAVYLTMHLQRVQHKYK, encoded by the coding sequence ATGGAAGCTTATCGTGTAAAAAAGGTGTTAAATAATAATGTTCTTATAGCAATTATAGATGATGAAGAAGTCATACTAATTGGAAAAGGCATCGGCTTTAATAGAAAAAAGGATAGCGCCGTTCCAAGTACGGAAGCGGAAAAAGTATTTGTTCTTAAAAATGAAAAAGAACAAAGAAGCTATTTGACTCTTTTGCCGAATGTGGAAAAGCCTTTACTCGATGTAACAATAGAAGCGATTGAACTAATTTCAAAACGTTTAGGGGCTCCTTTAAACGAGCATATTCATGTTGGTCTAATGGATCACCTTTCATTTGCACAATCCAGAACGGCGGCTGGGCTGCACATTAGCAACCCTTTTTTAACAGAAACAAGATTGCTTTATCCAAATGAGTATGCAATTGCAGTGGAAGTACTTCATTTAATCGAGGAACGGTTACATATGAAGATGCAACCGGAAGAAGCTGGATTTATTGCCCTGCATATCCATAGCGCTGTTAAAAATAAAGATCTTGGAACGGTAAACGCTCATTCGCAGCTTGTTTCAAAACTGCTGGGCATTATAGAAGAACAACTCGATATTGTGTTAGATAAAGAAAGCATTGATTATATGCGGCTTGTTCGCCATCTTCGGTTTACGATTGAACGGGTAGAAAATAACGAAGAAGTGGAAGAGGCAAAAGCAATTGATACCCTCTTGAAACAAGAGTATCCGCTATGCTATAATCTCTCTTGGAAGCTCATCAAAATCATGCAGCATTCCTTAGGGAAGCCTGTTTTTGATGCAGAAGCGGTTTATTTAACAATGCACTTACAACGAGTTCAACATAAATATAAATAG
- the ptsG gene encoding glucose-specific PTS transporter subunit IIBC — protein sequence MFKKLFGNLQKIGKALMLPVAMLPVAGLLLGIGVALQMEETLSYLPFLDAGWIQHTAGVMEAAGGIIFDNLALIFAVGVAIGLAGDGAAALAALVGYLVMNTVMGEWLGVTSEMVADDPGLAHVLGIPTLQTGVFGGILVGIIAAICYNRFHDIEMPAFLGFFAGKRFVPIVTAAMTFIVALLLLIVWPPIQTGLNEVSVFLLETGQYFAVFFFGFIKRLLIPFGLHHIFHAPFWFEFGQYTNAAGEIVRGDQLIFFAQLRDGVDITAGQFMVGEFPIMMFGLPAAALAMYHAAKPEKKKVVAGLMVSAALTSFLTGITEPLEFMFLFVAPVLFVIHALLDGISFVIMTYFSVNVGFTFSGGAIDFFLFGILPNQDGWWITIIVGLIFAVIYYTVFRFAIVKFNLKTPGREVEEATNEKAKDKGALAGHILTAMGGKENIAHLDACITRLRVSVNDIKAVDKKELKNLGAAGVLEVGDNIQAIFGPRSETIKGQMQDIMAGKTPRTVERKPDDEVNKQVEKAQPEALQQEQESTMASPMTGKLLPISEVPDQVFAEKMMGDGFAIEPTDGTVVSPVEGKITTVFPTKHAIGITSVTGREVLIHIGIDTVKLGGEGFTVYVEEGQSVHIGDKLVEFDVAYISKNARSTVTPIVFTNLAEGETVQVRTGSVKAGDENKIQINK from the coding sequence ATGTTCAAAAAACTTTTTGGGAACCTGCAAAAAATCGGGAAAGCTTTAATGTTGCCAGTGGCCATGCTACCAGTAGCCGGTCTTTTACTTGGAATAGGCGTTGCCTTGCAGATGGAAGAGACATTATCGTACTTACCATTTTTAGATGCAGGTTGGATTCAACATACTGCAGGAGTAATGGAAGCAGCCGGTGGAATTATTTTCGATAACCTTGCATTAATCTTTGCGGTTGGGGTCGCGATTGGCTTAGCTGGTGATGGTGCAGCAGCACTTGCAGCGCTAGTCGGTTACCTTGTCATGAATACAGTAATGGGAGAGTGGCTAGGCGTTACATCTGAGATGGTGGCAGATGATCCTGGTCTTGCACACGTATTAGGAATCCCTACCCTACAGACAGGTGTGTTTGGAGGGATCTTAGTCGGGATTATTGCTGCCATTTGTTACAACCGTTTTCATGATATTGAGATGCCGGCATTTCTTGGATTCTTCGCCGGTAAGCGTTTTGTGCCGATTGTAACAGCTGCTATGACATTTATTGTAGCCTTGCTGTTATTAATTGTTTGGCCGCCAATCCAGACGGGTTTAAATGAAGTATCGGTTTTCTTACTAGAAACAGGGCAATACTTTGCTGTCTTTTTCTTTGGCTTTATTAAACGTCTACTTATTCCGTTTGGTTTGCACCATATTTTCCATGCACCGTTTTGGTTTGAATTTGGCCAATATACCAATGCGGCAGGAGAGATTGTTCGAGGCGATCAGCTCATTTTCTTTGCGCAGCTTCGTGATGGCGTAGACATTACAGCGGGTCAATTTATGGTTGGGGAATTCCCAATTATGATGTTCGGTTTACCTGCAGCGGCATTAGCCATGTACCATGCAGCGAAACCGGAGAAAAAGAAAGTTGTTGCCGGATTAATGGTATCTGCAGCACTGACCTCTTTTTTAACAGGAATTACAGAACCACTTGAATTTATGTTCCTTTTTGTAGCGCCTGTATTATTTGTCATTCATGCATTATTGGATGGTATTTCGTTTGTTATTATGACGTACTTTAGCGTAAATGTTGGTTTTACGTTCTCTGGAGGGGCTATTGACTTCTTCTTATTTGGGATATTGCCAAATCAAGACGGTTGGTGGATAACCATTATTGTTGGTCTCATTTTTGCCGTTATTTACTACACTGTATTCCGCTTTGCTATTGTAAAGTTCAATTTAAAAACACCAGGACGTGAAGTGGAAGAAGCAACAAATGAAAAAGCAAAAGATAAAGGTGCTTTAGCTGGTCACATTTTAACAGCAATGGGTGGAAAAGAGAATATTGCTCATTTAGATGCCTGTATTACACGATTACGTGTGTCTGTTAACGACATTAAAGCAGTCGATAAGAAAGAACTAAAAAACCTTGGTGCCGCAGGTGTACTTGAAGTAGGAGATAACATTCAAGCCATCTTTGGACCACGCTCTGAGACGATTAAAGGACAAATGCAAGACATTATGGCTGGTAAAACGCCTCGAACGGTTGAAAGAAAGCCTGATGATGAAGTGAACAAGCAAGTAGAAAAGGCTCAGCCAGAAGCGTTACAACAAGAGCAAGAATCAACCATGGCTTCACCAATGACAGGAAAACTACTTCCGATTAGTGAAGTGCCAGACCAAGTGTTTGCTGAGAAAATGATGGGCGATGGCTTCGCGATTGAACCAACGGACGGAACGGTGGTCTCCCCAGTAGAAGGAAAAATTACAACGGTCTTTCCTACAAAACATGCGATTGGGATTACCTCTGTAACCGGTCGAGAAGTGTTGATCCACATTGGAATTGATACTGTGAAGTTAGGTGGAGAAGGCTTTACGGTTTACGTTGAAGAAGGACAATCCGTTCATATTGGAGATAAGCTAGTTGAATTTGATGTAGCCTATATCTCAAAAAACGCAAGATCTACTGTTACACCAATTGTTTTCACTAACTTAGCAGAAGGTGAAACGGTTCAAGTAAGAACAGGATCAGTAAAAGCTGGCGACGAGAATAAGATACAAATAAATAAGTAA
- a CDS encoding Mrp/NBP35 family ATP-binding protein has protein sequence MTDQEILEALKRVKDRDLDKSIVDTGGVREIKNKNGNLSLKIALARTGTSEQMQVQQEIVNVLKSEGAASVGLRFDTLTDEEIQSLGGAKEEPFKGPALLAPDSKTTFITVASGKGGVGKSTVTVNTAVALARIGKKVGIIDADIYGFSVPDMMGIEERPKVIDKRIYPVERFGVKVISMGFFVEDNAPVIWRGPMLGKMINQFFSECEWGELDYLVLDLPPGTGDVALDLHSMLPDSKELLVTTPHATAAFVAARAGAMAIKTNHEMLGVVENMAYFESQTTGEKEYVFGQGGGPRLAEELKTDLLAQIPLGQPVVDENDFAPSIYGEDHPIGEIYQELAQAIAFKVER, from the coding sequence ATGACGGATCAAGAAATATTGGAAGCGCTAAAACGGGTAAAAGACCGGGATTTGGATAAAAGCATAGTCGACACAGGTGGCGTGCGTGAAATAAAAAATAAAAACGGAAATCTAAGCTTAAAAATAGCTTTGGCACGTACAGGAACGTCTGAACAAATGCAAGTACAACAAGAAATTGTAAATGTTTTAAAAAGCGAAGGTGCTGCTTCGGTAGGCCTGCGTTTTGATACATTAACGGATGAAGAAATCCAATCACTAGGTGGAGCAAAAGAAGAGCCTTTTAAAGGCCCTGCATTACTTGCGCCAGATAGTAAAACAACCTTTATTACAGTAGCAAGTGGAAAAGGTGGAGTCGGGAAATCGACTGTGACAGTAAACACAGCAGTCGCATTAGCGCGCATTGGAAAGAAAGTCGGTATCATTGACGCGGATATTTATGGATTTAGTGTACCGGATATGATGGGCATTGAAGAACGTCCGAAAGTCATTGATAAACGCATTTATCCTGTTGAGCGATTTGGGGTAAAAGTGATTTCAATGGGCTTCTTTGTTGAAGACAATGCACCTGTCATATGGAGAGGGCCAATGCTCGGAAAGATGATTAACCAATTTTTCTCCGAATGCGAATGGGGCGAGCTCGATTATCTTGTTTTAGATTTACCACCGGGTACAGGCGACGTAGCCCTTGATTTACATTCCATGCTACCCGATTCAAAAGAGCTACTAGTCACAACCCCGCACGCAACAGCTGCATTTGTCGCTGCACGTGCAGGAGCGATGGCGATTAAAACAAACCATGAAATGCTTGGTGTTGTTGAGAATATGGCATATTTCGAGAGCCAAACAACAGGGGAAAAAGAATATGTATTTGGCCAAGGTGGCGGTCCTCGTTTAGCGGAAGAGTTGAAGACAGACTTATTAGCGCAAATTCCATTAGGACAACCTGTCGTTGATGAAAACGATTTTGCGCCATCTATCTATGGAGAAGATCACCCAATTGGTGAAATTTATCAAGAGCTTGCACAAGCTATTGCGTTTAAAGTAGAACGATAA
- the gerD gene encoding spore germination lipoprotein GerD, whose translation MRMRNYTFAVIMSLSFILATLSGCAQTEAQQNTDYEGTKKMVIDLLKTDEGKKALHELIAQEDMREEIVMDSAFVKQTIQDTLTSDEGKKYWQEVMKDPEFAKAFAESMQAENEKIIKSLMKDPDYQQMMMDILKDPQMGEQALELMKSKEYREQIMGIMSEALESPYFAAKMAGLMNEAIEKQSKDSEDNSNE comes from the coding sequence ATGCGTATGAGGAACTATACGTTTGCCGTCATTATGTCTTTATCTTTCATACTCGCTACGTTAAGTGGCTGTGCCCAAACAGAAGCACAACAGAACACCGATTATGAAGGCACAAAAAAAATGGTGATTGATTTATTGAAGACAGACGAAGGAAAGAAAGCATTACATGAATTGATTGCGCAAGAAGATATGCGAGAAGAAATTGTGATGGATAGCGCCTTCGTTAAACAAACCATTCAAGATACATTAACATCTGACGAGGGTAAGAAATATTGGCAAGAAGTCATGAAGGACCCTGAGTTTGCGAAAGCTTTTGCAGAAAGCATGCAAGCGGAGAATGAAAAAATCATTAAATCATTAATGAAAGATCCAGATTATCAACAGATGATGATGGATATATTAAAAGATCCGCAAATGGGTGAGCAGGCGTTGGAGCTAATGAAATCCAAAGAATACCGCGAACAAATTATGGGGATTATGAGTGAAGCGTTAGAGAGTCCTTATTTTGCAGCGAAAATGGCAGGCTTAATGAATGAGGCGATTGAGAAGCAAAGTAAAGATTCAGAAGACAACTCAAACGAATAA
- a CDS encoding KinB-signaling pathway activation protein yields the protein MNSRKVVFIFWSTLLLGSLSGGIVGVLTNLDRYLGDGAENFLIGLVWMLGISAAFTLVSQMGFFAYLFIHRFGLGLSRSHKLWNRIQWVLIAFVFFDLVYFRYIAFGENSSFWGYFIIPTALFLYALIIATIKAKETNKGAFVPALFFMFVITTIEWIPAIVADDPNWLILYLTPLLVGNTYQLLLLHRLHKKT from the coding sequence GTGAACAGCAGGAAAGTGGTTTTTATATTTTGGTCGACGTTGCTTCTCGGAAGTCTATCCGGTGGTATTGTCGGCGTTCTGACGAATCTAGATCGGTATCTTGGTGATGGTGCTGAGAATTTTCTGATTGGACTTGTCTGGATGCTTGGCATTAGTGCTGCCTTTACACTTGTTTCGCAAATGGGTTTTTTCGCATATTTATTTATACATCGTTTTGGTCTGGGCTTGTCTCGATCGCACAAATTATGGAACCGTATCCAGTGGGTCCTGATTGCGTTTGTCTTTTTTGACTTAGTTTATTTTCGCTATATTGCATTTGGAGAAAACAGTTCTTTCTGGGGATACTTTATTATCCCGACGGCTCTTTTCCTTTATGCACTTATCATCGCAACAATTAAAGCGAAAGAAACGAATAAAGGAGCGTTCGTACCTGCGCTATTCTTTATGTTTGTAATTACTACGATTGAATGGATACCGGCCATCGTTGCTGATGATCCAAACTGGCTTATTTTATATCTTACCCCTCTATTAGTAGGGAACACGTATCAACTGCTCTTGTTGCATCGATTACATAAAAAAACCTGA
- the pdaB gene encoding polysaccharide deacetylase family sporulation protein PdaB: protein MKGIWVINLTKWKPVLFICVAALFVASWLVIQRDYVPVFSTPDGPQAFYKAEDSGQKVALTFNISWGEHNVSPIVEILEQENVEHATFFLLASWAETYPNLVKEIADAGYTIGSHGYQYKNYTSLNEDQVAQDMRRSKQVLEELTGEVPTLLRPPNGAFSSRTLQLADEQNLDIVHWSINSYDYENPGTEAIIKNSTDQTGSGDVLLFHASDTVKQTAAALPTVLKQLKRDGYEFSTIEELMSNTNADNTEVD from the coding sequence GTGAAAGGAATTTGGGTCATTAACTTAACGAAGTGGAAGCCGGTTTTGTTTATATGCGTAGCGGCTTTATTTGTAGCAAGTTGGCTAGTTATACAGCGGGATTATGTGCCTGTGTTCTCAACACCAGATGGCCCTCAAGCATTTTATAAAGCGGAGGATAGTGGCCAGAAAGTTGCTCTTACCTTCAATATTAGTTGGGGCGAGCATAATGTTTCACCAATCGTAGAAATACTTGAGCAAGAGAATGTTGAACATGCAACCTTCTTTCTATTAGCGTCTTGGGCAGAGACGTATCCAAATTTAGTGAAAGAAATTGCCGATGCTGGTTACACCATCGGTAGTCATGGCTATCAATATAAGAATTATACGTCACTAAACGAGGATCAAGTGGCTCAAGACATGAGACGTAGTAAACAAGTACTTGAAGAATTGACAGGAGAAGTCCCTACTTTATTACGGCCGCCAAATGGTGCATTTTCATCAAGAACGTTGCAACTTGCAGACGAACAAAATCTTGATATCGTTCACTGGAGCATTAATTCTTACGATTATGAAAATCCGGGTACAGAGGCAATCATTAAAAACAGTACGGACCAAACCGGTTCAGGAGATGTGTTGCTGTTTCATGCATCAGATACAGTAAAACAAACAGCTGCCGCTTTACCAACCGTATTAAAGCAGCTAAAACGAGATGGCTACGAATTTTCAACTATAGAAGAATTAATGTCGAACACAAATGCTGACAACACCGAAGTAGACTAA